The following proteins are co-located in the Candidatus Babeliales bacterium genome:
- the rpmF gene encoding 50S ribosomal protein L32 has product MPVPKRKRSHSRKYKRNANKGWHPMAITGCKNCQSPLATHVACKECGYYKGVKVLETKTDRLLKRGKAQQSKATRTAARKPAMDASAESEQ; this is encoded by the coding sequence ATGCCAGTTCCTAAACGTAAGCGTTCGCATTCGCGCAAATATAAAAGAAATGCTAATAAAGGGTGGCACCCAATGGCCATTACCGGTTGTAAAAATTGCCAATCCCCTCTTGCTACACATGTGGCTTGCAAAGAATGTGGCTACTATAAAGGGGTAAAAGTATTAGAAACTAAAACTGATCGCTTGCTAAAACGTGGTAAAGCACAGCAAAGCAAAGCTACCCGTACTGCGGCAAGAAAGCCTGCTATGGATGCATCAGCAGAATCAGAACAGTAA